The window CTTCTTGGCCTCTCCACTGCTGGGTCTGTGACTGCTGTGGGCAAGGAAGTGTTGGCTGGTAACTGGAAGGCCGTCACCGCAGCCATTGCTGCCGTTGTTCCACCTTTTGCTGAGCACGTGTTTGTGCAGCACGACTTCACCGTCGTAGCACCTGGCCCACTCACACCAGCCGATGACGTCTTCATGCGTGAACTGTGTGTGGTGGAGTCCAGAGGTCTTGCCACCACCTTCCGCATTACCGCGCAAGGAACCAACCACCTGCTCGCGCAGGGCACCTCTGCGCAGCAGATTCTGGATCACCTCACTGCTCTGGCTGCCACCGATATTCCTCAGGCCGTGAGCTACTTCATCACTGACCTGGGTGAACGCTTTGGCACCATTCGCGTGCGGGAAGTCAACGGCAACACCGTGGTCAAGGCTCAGGACCTTCTCGTCTTGCGCACCATCAATGCCGACCACTCCCTGCACTCGCTGGGCTTGCGTCCCGTCTCGGAAGATTCTCTCCAGACCGCCATCTCTGCGGGCATTGTTCTCAACGCCCTGCTCGATGCGAAGTATCCAGCACAGCTGGAGGACGCCTCCGGCAAGATCATTGCTGCTCCGGTTCACCGTCGCAGTATTGAACTTCAGCCTGAGCCCGTCAGCCCTCACGTTGCTTTGGTTCAACGACTGCGTGGCAGTCGTGAAGCGGCAACGACCGATGATGCCACCTGGATTGCTCGTCAGCTCGATGTTGCCGTGAGAGAGAAGAGCATTCTTGTGGTGACAGTGTCGATGCCTGACGGCGAGCGTGAGTTCACGATTGAACCTAAGGGCTTCTCCAACGGTCGTCTGCGTTGCCTGGATCGCACGACTGAGGTGGAGCGCACTCTGCCTGCCTCTCACATCACTGCCGTGCGCCCTGCCTAGCTCTGTCCTGGGCACCCTCTCAACCGGAGTAACGTAGAGAGATGCCCGATGGACCGTTGATCGTTCAAAGCGATCGCTCAGTACTGCTCGAGGTGGCACACCCGCACGCCGCGGATGCTCGTCACGACCTCGCTGTCTTTGCCGAACTTGAACGCGCTCCCGAGCACATTCACACCTACCGCATTACTCGCTTGGGGTTGTGGAATGCTCGTGCTGCTGGTCACACCGCAGAAGAGATTCTGGGCACGCTCGAGAAGTATTCGAAGTATGCCGTTCCTGCCAGTGTGACCATCGACATCGCGGAGACTGTGAACCGCTATGGTCGCTTGACCATTGAGCGCGATGCCGAAGGCACGCTCATTCTCAGAGGCACTGACGCTGCTGTTCTGTCTGAAGTGTCTCGTTCCAAGAAGGTCTCCACCTTGCTCGAGGGCAAGCGTGAGGATGGTAGTTACGAAGTGGCTGCGTGGGCACGTGGTCAGCTCAAGCAAGAATTACTCAAGCTTGGCTGGCCCGCTGAAGACAATGCCGGCTACAAGCCCGGTGCACACCACGACATTGACCTCGCCACCGATGGCTGGGCACTGCGCCACTACCAAGAGAAGGCTGTCTCCAACTTCCTTGAGGGTGGCTCGGGTGTGGTTGTGCTTCCCTGTGGTGCAGGAAAGACGCTGGTCGGTGCGGGTGCTATGGCAGCAACGAAGACCGACACCTTGATCTTGGTCACCAACACGGTCTCGGCACGCCAGTGGCGTGATGAGCTCTTGAAGCGCACCTCGCTGACCCCGGATGAAATCGGGGAGTACTCGGGCGCAACAAAAGAGATAAAGCCGGTCACCATTGCGACCTACCAAATCTTGACCGCCAAGCGCGGTGGTGAGTTTGCTCACCTTGCTCTCTTGGATGCTCTCGACTGGGGCTTGGTCATTTATGACGAGGTCCACTTGCTCCCTGCACCCGTGTTCAAGCTGACGGCCGAGCTGCAAGCTCGTCGCCGTCTGGGCTTGACTGCCACGCTCGTGCGCGAGGACGGTCGCGAGTCTGATGTGTTCAGCCTGATCGGACCCAAGCGTTTCGATGCGCCGTGGAAAGAGATTGAGCAAGAAGGCTTCATCTCACCTGCCGAATGCAAAGAGATTCGTATTGATCTCGACCCCGAAGAGCGTCTGATCTATGCCGCAGCAAGCGACGCCGAGCGTTATCGCCTGGCAGCAACTTCGCCCGTGAAGATTGCGATTGCGAAGAAGCTCATTGCAGCCCACCCCGGTGAGCGCGTGCTCGTCATTGGTCAGTATCTGGATCAGCTTGCTGAACTGGGGGCCGCACTCGGTGTTCCCGAGATCACGGGGGCAACACCGGTAGATGAACGTGAGCGTCTCTTCAATGCCTTCCGTGACGGAAGCGAACCGGTACTCGTGGTGAGCAAGGTGGCGAACTTCTCGGTTGACCTTCCTGAGGCCAGTGTTGCTATCCAGGTCTCTGGTGCTTTTGGTTCACGACAAGAAGAAGCACAACGATTGGGTCGTCTCCTGCGCCCGAAGAAGAGTGGTTTCACTGCAACCTTCTACACACTCGTCGCCCGCGACACCGTTGATCAGGACTTTGCTTTGAACCGCCAGCGCTTCCTTGCGGAGCAGGGCTATTCCTACGAAATCGTTGACGGTCACACCGTCTAATTTTTCTTTTCTGCCAATTTCCCGCCTAACTACTGGGAATACGCCTGAGTTCAGCGTGCGCACAGTTCGCTGTCTAAAAACTCTCAGGTTACATTCAGGAAACAGTCAGATACTAGAGACATGGAAAATCCACGAATCCTCATAGTTGATGACGAACCCAACATTAGAGACCTCCTGACCACAAGTCTTCGGTTCTCCGGGTTCAACGTTCAGGCTGTTGGCAACGGCGCAGCCGCGATCTCGGCAGTACTCGCTGAAGAGCCCGACCTGATCGTGCTCGACGTGATGCTTCCGGACATGAACGGTTTCTCCGTGACCAAGCGTTTGCGCTCGGCCGGATATACCGCACCCATTCTCTTCCTCACCGCAAAGGACGACACCCAGGACAAGATCATGGGCCTCACCGTCGGTGGCGATGACTACGTGACCAAGCCGTTTAGCCTCGATGAGATCGTGGCTCGTATCAAGGCCATCCTCCGCCGCACCATGCAGGCAGATGAAGAAGCCCTGATCCGTGCTGGTGAAATCTCGATGGACCAGGACACCCACGAAGTGGTTGTGAACGACGCTGTGGTTGAACTCAGCCCCACCGAGTTCAAGTTGCTGCGTTACCTCATGCTCAACCCCAACCGCGTGCTCAGCAAGGCACAGATCCTCGACCACGTCTGGGAATACGACTTCAACGGTGACGCCGGAATTGTGGAGTCGTATGTCTCCTACCTGCGTCGCAAGCTCGATGCCGTCTCGACCGAACCCCTCATTGCCACCAAGCGTGGGTTCGGCTACATGCTCAAGGTTGCCAAGGCTTCCTAAGCACCCACACCTCCAATGCTGAAAGGGCGAGACCACCGGGTCTCGCCCTTTCAGCATTTCCCCACCTAGAACCTGCTTAGATTGCTACTGATGCCTTTCAATTTCAACGACCGATGGAACGCCATCTCCTTGCGCACCAAGGTGACCGGCGTCACTGTGTTGTTGTTGACAATCGGTTTGCTGGTTTCGGGTATTGGAACCATGGCGATGCTCAAGCCCGCCCTGATTGGGCAGCTGGACACCCAGCTTCAATCAGTGCATCAGGACCTCTCCAGCGTGCTTCGCCTGAGCAAAACAGGTACGACCGATCAGACAGCTCCCACGGACTACTACTACGCGGTCTATAGCGCTGGTGGTGTGCTGCTGGAGCAAAACTGGACGGACAAGCCTGAGGCTATCCGTCCCCAGCTCGCAACTGGTATCACGGTTGATCAAGCCACCACCTTAGATGGTGCCATTTTCCCGGTGAGGTCCAGTAATGGCCGAACACTTTTTCACGCCATTGCTGTCCCCGTGACCTTCGATGACGCCACCGGCACCCTCGGCACCGTCGTTGTTGCACTTTCCACCGCGGGCGTGGACAAGCTGATGACCACCTACCTCAGCATCTTCTTAGGCCTCGGTATTGCCATCGTGATCGTGGGAGCGTTGCTCACCCGCTTCTTGGTCACCACCACCTTCGCCCCCTTGCGTGAAGTGGAAGACACGGCGGTTGCTATTGCCGATGGTGACTTGAGCTTGCGTCTGCCCTCCACGGCACCCACAAATACTGAAGTGGGGCGACTCAACCGCTCCCTCAACATCATGTTGGGCAGGATTGACCGTGCCTTCGCGGACCGTGCACGCACGATTGACCAAATGCAGCGCTTCGTCGGCGATGCCAGCCATGAGCTGCGCACTCCCCTTGTTTCCGTGCGTGGTTATGCTGAGCTTTATCGCATGGGTGCACTCCAAACGCCTGAAGAAATTGGTCAGGCCATGGAGCGCATTGAGAAAGAAGCCATCCGAATGGGTGCGCTGGTTGAAGACTTGCTCGAGCTCGCTCGCATGGATGAGACGCGTCCACTGGAGATAAGCAAGTTTGATCTGTTGAAGATCGCTCATGATGCAGCACTCGATGCCCGCGCATTCGACCCTGAGCGCACCATCACTGTCGAGGGTGACTCAGTAGAAATACTGGCTGCAGAGAACAAGATTCGCCAGGTTGTCACCAACCTGATGGGTAATGCTCTTCGCTTTACTGAGTCGGGAACACCACTCGAGCTGGTCGTCTCCCACGATGAGGCAGCAGGCGAAGCCACCATCTCAATCGTCGATCACGGCGACGGTATTCCTAAGCAAATTCGCGAGAAGATCTTTGAGCGCTTCTACCGTGCAGACAACTCTCGCGCCCGCGAAACCGGCGGTAGTGGTCTAGGACTGGCCATTGTTGCTTCCATTGTGAAGGCACACCAGGGACGTATTAACGTCACCGCGACCAAGGGTGGCGGCGCCACGTTCTCGGTGACTCTTCCTGTCGTCCACACCCCTGTTCAGGACTAACTCCTCCACAGCTATAGCTGAAGCGCTCTAGGGACCCCACAAGATCTCCTATCTTGGCCTCAGAGCGCATCCGACCCGCAGCACTCCCCCCTCCGCTCAGGGGTCGGATGCGCTCTCCTTACCTCTAGGAGAACTCATGCCCGTCTTTCACGTCGACAGCGAAGCTGTCTCCCATGCCAGCTCAGCTGCACAGCAGTCCATCTCTCGAATTCAGAGTGAAGTTCTCGCCCTGCACTCGCAGCTGAGTAATCTGCAAAGCTCCTGGAGTGGCACTGCAGCAACAGCCTTTCAAGCTGTGGTCTCCGAGTGGCATCTCACCGCCCAACGCGTAGACGAGAGCCTCAGCTCCATCAACCACGCACTCTCCCTGGCTGCTCAGCAATACATGGACATTGAGCAGGCCACGGCCCGAATGTTCCGCGGGTAACCGCAGAGACAAAAAGAACGCCTCCCCAATCGGCGGGGAGGCGTTCTTTGTGGTTTATCTGGACTTAGAAGTCCATGCCACCTGAGGGGTCACCCATGGGGGGTGCTGCCTTCTCAGGCTTCTCAGCAACAACTGCCTCAGTGGTGAGGAAGAGAGCTGCGATAGAAGCTGCGTTCTGCAGAGCCGAGCGGGTTACCTTAGCTGGGTCAATAATGCCCGCAGCCAGAAGGTCAACGTACTCGTCAGTTGCAGCGTTGAGGCCCCAACCGATTGCCAGTGAACGAACCTTGTCGACGACAACGCCGGGCTCGTGACCTGCGTTGAGTGCAATCTGACGCAGAGGAGCTTCAATAGCTACCTTCACAATGTTTGCACCGGTTGCTTCGTCACCAGTCAGCGAGAGCTTCTCGAAAGCAGTCTTGCCAGCCTGGATCAGTGCAACACCACCGCCGGGGACGATGCCCTCTTCAACAGCAGCCTTAGCGTTACGGACAGCGTCCTCAATGCGGTGCTTGCGCTCCTTGAGTTCAACTTCAGTAGCGGCACCAGCCTTGATCACTGCAACACCACCGGCGAGCTTAGCCAGGCGCTCCTGGAGCTTCTCGCGGTCGTAGTCGGAGTCGGTGTTGTCGATCTCGGCACGGATCTGAGCTACGCGGCCAGCAATCTGGTCTGCGTCGCCAGCACCTTCAACGATGGTGGTCTCGTCCTTGGTGATAACAACCTTGCGAGCCTTACCCAGCATGTCGAGTTCAACGTTCTCGAGCTTGAGGCCGACTTCTTCAGCGATGACCTGACCACCGGTGAGGATGGCGATGTCCTGAAGCATGGCCTTGCGGCGGTCACCGAAGCCAGGAGCCTTGACGGCTACCGACTTGAAGATGCCACGGATCTTGTTGACCACGAGGGTTGCGAGTGCTTCGCCATCGACGTCTTCCGCGATGATGAGCAGCTGCTTGCCGGTCTGGATGACCTTGTCCACGATGGGCAGCAGGTCCTTGATGTTGGAAACCTTGCTGTTCACGATGAGGATGTAAGGGTCCTCGAATACTGCTTCCTGACGCTCTGGGTCAGTCACGAAGTATGCGGAGAGGTAACCCTTGTCGAAGCGCATACCTTCGGTGAGCTCGAGCTCGGTGCCGAAAGCGTTGGACTCCTCAACGGTGACCACACCTTCCTTACCGACCTTGTCGATAGCTTCAGCGATCAGTGCGCCGATCTCGGGGTCAGCAGCGGAGATAGAAGCGGTAGCTGCGATCTCTTCCTTGGTCTCAACTTCCTTAGCGTTGTTGATGAGTTCCTCGGAAACAGCTGCAACAGCCTTCTCAATGCCGCGCTTGAGCGAAATGGGGTCTGCGCCAGCAGCTACGTTGCGAAGACCTTCGCGAACGAGTGCCTGAGCGAGAACGGTAGCGGTGGTCGTTCCATCACCAGCGACGTCATCAGTCTTCTTGGCAACTTCCTTAACCAGCTCTGCGCCGATCTTTTCGAATGGGTCGTCCAGTTCGATTTCCTTCGCGATGGACACACCATCGTTAGTAATCGTGGGGGCGCCCCACTTCTTTTCGAGGACGACGTTGCGTCCGCGTGGGCCAAGGGTGACCTTGACGGTGTCAGCAAGGATGTTCAGACCGCGCTCTAGACCGCGACGTGCCTCTTCATCAAAAGCAATGATTTTTGCCATGGTTGTTTTTCGTCCCTCCCGGACGTCAGAAATACTGCAGGGATTAGCACTCAATTCAATCGAGTGCTAACTCAATATTGGCACTCTCCTGCACCGAGTGCAAGTGCGTACGCGGTCAGCGAAAGCATGAAGTCCACCCTCGCTGGGGTGGGCTTCATGCAGTAACTGGAATGAACTAACCGGCGATGTTGACAGTGCCACCGGTGACATAAGACTCAAGCGGAACCATCTCGATCCAGGTGTTACCAGGAGCCAGGCGAATAGTCACGCCATTGTCACCCTTGAACACGATGGGAGCCGCAGTCGCTGCCTTGCTCCAGGTGCCGTGAACGACCTTGCCGCCACTGAGAACGAAGAGTTCACCCGAATCAACCATGCGGGTGCGGGGAACGCCGACGAACTCGTCCACGTTCACACGCATGATGACGACGTTGGCAGCAGAAAGCTGAGCTCCGGTGAGGTCAAGGTCAGGACCTTCCCACTGGGTGCGCAGGTAACGACCAGCACCGTCATAGGTCCAGGTGTTGTCAGAGGAGTTACTGAAAATGCTCTGCACCGATGTAGCTGGAGTTCCATCAAGTACTGCGGTCGAGGTTGCCAGCGAACCTGCATATGCCCACTGCTGAGCAGGTGCAGCCAGGCCGGCGTTTGCCGCAATGACTTCCTGTGCGTGCAGCATCAGGTTGTAGGGAGCAACGTTGTAGTCGTTGCGGTACATCGCAGGATCGTTCTCGGTGACGTTGACCAAGCCGGTGTCAACGGCAAGGTCACGGGTTTCCTGAGCGCCATAACCGGAGTACGCAATGATGCCGCCAAAGGGGGCAGCAATGTCTGCGTCCATGGGGCGCAATGAGCGGACAGGACCCACGCTGACGGGAACGTTCGAGTTCCAGATGCTCACGTAACGGGTGATGCCACCCTCCACGATTTCTTCGAAGACCACGTCAGCCTGGTTGAGGCCATCCTGTGGCTCACACGCAAAGACGTTACAGATCTTCACAGACAGCGCAGGTCCCACAGCAGTGCCTTCGGCTAGTGCCACACCGGTCAGGGGTGCATAAGCAATGGGCGCCGGCGCCTTATAGGTCGACTTGTAGTCAGGAGTTGCTGGGCCGCTGGCACCGCCAGAACAGGCCGCCAAGCCGAGCGCCAAAGCACTCGCAGCTGCTACACCAACAACACGGGAAAGAGTTCGCGAAAAAGTAGTCACGGGCAAAGACTAACGCCGCCCACATTCGTGGACGGCGTTAGCTCGGGCGTGCCCGAATATTACGAGGCTTTAAGCCAGTCGAACCGACTCAGCCTGAGGACCCTTGTTTCCGGTACCGATTTCGAAAACAACCTTCTGACCCTCTTCGAGGACCTTGTAGCCGTTCATGTCGATAGCGGAGTAGTGGACGAATACGTCCTGCTCGTCGCCGTCTACGGTTACAAAACCGTAGCCCTTTTCAGCGTTGAACCACTTAACGGTTCCAGTGGCCATGTGTAACTCCAATTGCAGTATCCCAACCGACACACACAAATCGCTTGTGCCGTTGGTCTCACACTACTGGGGAATAGCACAAAACAGTTAGCCTTACCTAACTTTTAAGTGTCGCGATATGACAACGATTTAGCCGGCGTGGTCCTGTCCCACAACCAAAGTGAGTTGTGCGGAGCTCTCAATGTACTTATCGGTGAGCTTAATTTCGCCGTATCCCAGAGTCTGGGCAAGGCCTCGGGCAGCACCTTCCAGGGTGGGGTTGCCGTAGTAGATAAAGGTTTTCTCTGCCGTTTCACTGGCGTTGGACTTGGCTCCAACGGTCCAGCCTTCGGCAGCAATCTGGTCACCCACGGCGGTGGCAATACCGGTTTCACCGGTGGCGTTCAGCACGTTAACGACCGAAGCAGGATCAACCGTCGGAGCAGCAGTAGCTTTCGGCGTAGCTGAAGCTGCCGCCGTAGGTAAGGCGAAGATACTCTCGAAATCCTTCATGCTGATGCTGTCACTCGTGACGATGAGTGTTCCCACACCGCCCACGACAAGAACGCCGGTGGCCAAAGCTGCCCAGGCGAATGGAACAAAGCCTGCACCGCGGCGCTTGGGCGCACGGTGAACACCGCGACGCTCTCCACCGGGGGTGAGGTCGTCGAACTGGTCGCGAACTGTTTTCTCAGACATGGCTCTATTCTTTCAGTTCTTTTCTGATGAATCAGGGTTAATCCGCTTCTGGCGTGAGCTGCGACGGTCATCCCGGACGCGCTTCAGCCGTTTCACCAGCATGGGGTCGTAGGCCAATGCAGCTTCTGAATCCATCAGCTTGCCCAGTACTTGGTAATACCGAGCAGGTGACAAACCAAAGGTTTGTCGAATAGCGTCTTCTTTGGCACCGGGGTGCTGCCACCATTCACGCTCAAAGTCGAGAATGGCACGATCACGCTCGTCAAACACGGGCCGACTATGGGACTCGAACCCACAACCCCCGCTTTACAAGAGCGGTGCGCTACCAATTGCGCCAAGTCGGCTTGCGTGAGGTGAAACTCACCTCACTACCCGTTAATCCTAACCTGCGGCTGGAGTAGCGGGAGTTGTGGAAGCTGACTCACCAGCAACCTGAGTTACGAATGCCAAGAATTCCTTGGGATCCACAATCGAACCGGTGTACACCTTGCCGTTGACCAAGATGGTGGGGGTTCCCACGCCAGCAGCACCGGAATCCTTAGCAGCCTGAGCCATGGGTCCCGTCAGTGCGTAATCTGTAGCCTGAGTAGCCCAAGGGACGAAGGTCTTGTCCTTGATGCACTTGGCAATCTTGGATTGGTTCTGTGGCTTCTGTGCATCAATCAACGCCGTGATCTCGTCATCGTTGAGACCAGGAGTACCTTCCTGAGGCTGGTTAGCGTAGAAAGCCTGGTTGACCTTCCAGAAGGTGTCAGGTGAATAGTTCGCTACACACGCTGCTGCTGCAGTTGAACGAATCGAGTACTTGGTTCCAGCAGACTGGTTGGCCAACATACCGATGGGGTGAAGCTCCAGCGTTGCTGCACCAGCCTCAACCAGTGTCTGCAACTGTTCTGCGTTAGCAGCATCAAATGCCTGACATGCAGGGCACAGGTAGTCCTGGTAAACCTCGATGGCCACGGTGGACGAACCAGGCATAGGAAGATTAGCCACTGGGTCAGCACCTGGGGAACCTGCTTCGCTCAACACGGCAGCCATGTTGGCACCGCTGAGAACGATTCCATCGCTGGCCATATTGGCAGGGCGAGGACCTTCCTTGGGTGCCGAGGTGGCAATGGTTGAGATGAAGAGGGCAGCGATAGCAATGACCGCAACGGCAACTCCACCTTGAATAAAGAGTTTGCGACGCTTGTCGTTCTTGTGCTGTTGTTCGCGAAGTTCTTTAGCCTTCGCACGAGCAGCTTCACGCTGCTGGTTTCGAGTAGGTCGGTTGCCGTGGGATCCGGTGCTCATTCTCGTTTTCTCCAATATGTGGGGGACGTAATTCGACGTAGGTCAACACGTAAGAAGCTAGATTACGTGTGAACGCTGGGAAATTGCTAAACGCCAGCTGAGCGCAGGCGTGCTACTTCATAGAGAGCAACGCTGGCAGCAATACCGGCGTTGAGGGACTCCGTGCTTGCTGAGATGGGAATCGAGACAATTGCATCGCAATTGTCGGTGACCAACTTAGACAGGCCTTTACCCTCGTTCCCCACAACGATGAGCAAAGGTCGATCTGCAAGTTCAAGACCGGGCAGCATGGTGTCTCCGCCGCCGTCGAGACCAATCACGAAAACACCCTGGTCTTTGAAGGACTTGATGGTTGCAGTGAGGTTCGCAGCCATGGAAACCGGCAGGCGCGCTGCCGCACCTGCAGAGGTCTTCCATGCAGCAGCGGTCACACCCACTGAACGACGTTGAGGCAGGATGATGCCGTCGCCACCGAACGCGGCTGTGGAACGAATAATCGCACCCAAATTACGAGGGTCAGTAATGCCATCGAGCGCAACGAACAGAGGTGCCTTCTTGGAATCGAATGCCTTCTCCAACAGGTCGTTGGGGTGGGCATATTCGTAAGGAGGAACCTTGACGGCCACGCCCTGGTGAACCGAGTCATATCCGCCCATGCGGTCCAACTCTGGCTTCATCACTTCGAGGATAGGAATGCCGCGCTGAGTGGCGATCGACAGCATCTCCTTGACGCGGTCATCCATCTCGATACGAGTGGCGATGTAAAGGGCGGTTGCAGGAATTCGAGCACGAAGTGCCTCGAGTACCGAGTTACGACCGGTTACAACCTCGGTGTCATCGTTGGCCTTGCTGCGCTTAGGCGCAGCCTTGCGCTGACCGTCAACTGTGTTGCGGTTGAGCTTGCCCATCGCAGCCAGCTTTTCGCGACGGATCTTGGCCTTTCCCGCAGGGTGCCATTCGCGGTCTTCTGCCTTGGGGGTTGGACCCTTGCCTTCAAGTGCACGGCGGCCAAGACCGCCGGTGCCTTTGACGGGACCCTTACCTGATTTGCGGACTGCTCCAGCCCGAGGCTTACCTGCCATTGAAACTCCAATGTGCCCCGTTGGGGGTGTCTTCGATCGTGATTCCAGCCGCGGCAAGTCGCTCGCGGAGAAGGTCTGCGGTGGCGAAGTCCTTATTCGCGCGTGCGGCAGCACGTGCCTCAAGGAGTTCAGCCATCAAGAGATCCAGGGCAGCATCGCCTTGGGAAGAATCGGTTGCCCAGGCAGCATCCAGAGGGTTTACGCCCAGCACATCCAGCATCGCCACAACCTCAGCTGCCTGAGATGCAGCAGTGGCAACATCTCCAGAATCCAGCGCGCTGTTACCTGAGCGAACCAGCTCAAAGACCACCGCGAGCGCTGCAGGGATGTTGAGGTCATCGTTCATCGCGGAGCGGAACGCGGCAGGAACATCAGCAGAGGCAAGTTGTCCCGCGTCACGAATGACCCGGTCCAGGAATCCTTCGATACGTTCAAAGGATGCCTTCGCTTCTGCGA of the Aurantimicrobium photophilum genome contains:
- a CDS encoding DsbA family protein, which gives rise to MSTGSHGNRPTRNQQREAARAKAKELREQQHKNDKRRKLFIQGGVAVAVIAIAALFISTIATSAPKEGPRPANMASDGIVLSGANMAAVLSEAGSPGADPVANLPMPGSSTVAIEVYQDYLCPACQAFDAANAEQLQTLVEAGAATLELHPIGMLANQSAGTKYSIRSTAAAACVANYSPDTFWKVNQAFYANQPQEGTPGLNDDEITALIDAQKPQNQSKIAKCIKDKTFVPWATQATDYALTGPMAQAAKDSGAAGVGTPTILVNGKVYTGSIVDPKEFLAFVTQVAGESASTTPATPAAG
- the rlmB gene encoding 23S rRNA (guanosine(2251)-2'-O)-methyltransferase RlmB, translating into MAGKPRAGAVRKSGKGPVKGTGGLGRRALEGKGPTPKAEDREWHPAGKAKIRREKLAAMGKLNRNTVDGQRKAAPKRSKANDDTEVVTGRNSVLEALRARIPATALYIATRIEMDDRVKEMLSIATQRGIPILEVMKPELDRMGGYDSVHQGVAVKVPPYEYAHPNDLLEKAFDSKKAPLFVALDGITDPRNLGAIIRSTAAFGGDGIILPQRRSVGVTAAAWKTSAGAAARLPVSMAANLTATIKSFKDQGVFVIGLDGGGDTMLPGLELADRPLLIVVGNEGKGLSKLVTDNCDAIVSIPISASTESLNAGIAASVALYEVARLRSAGV